A section of the Solitalea canadensis DSM 3403 genome encodes:
- a CDS encoding discoidin domain-containing protein, with protein sequence MIKNLFIALAVGAVCTTGSTAVNAQTKQKTYCNPINVDYGYCPIPNFTQWGKHRATADPVIVNYKGDYYLFSTNQWGYWWSSDMLNWNFVFRHFLTPELTKKYSGLYDDLCAPAAWVQGDTLMVFGSTYTSEFPIWMSTDPKANKWDKAISNLEIGGWDPAFFTDDDGKLYMYNGSSNVYPLYGVEMNRKTFQPIGTRKEMLLTDDRRYGWHRFGEHMDNTFLKGFMEGAWMTKHNNKYYLQWGGPGTEFSGYADGVATSDSPLGPFVHESLPLSYKPGGFARGAGHGATFQDKWNNYWHVSTMVISVKNNFERRIGIWPAGFDKDGTMYTNTAWGDYPHYTPSEQADHLKSQFTGWMLLNYNKPIQVSSTLGGFYANNAVDENIKTYWSAKSANKGEWIQTDLGEVSTVNAIQINYADQDVEFLGKQQGTYHQYKVYYSTDGKSWKTLIDKSQNKKDVPHDYVELDQPVKARFIKLENIHMPTGKFAISGLRVFGLGSGSKPDAVNQFIVLRTEADKRSAWLKWEPVDNAYAYNIYVGTSPDKLYNCIMVHNASEYYYKAMDKDKTYYFAIEAINENGVSLQQTKAKAE encoded by the coding sequence ATGATAAAGAATCTCTTCATTGCGCTGGCAGTTGGAGCAGTATGCACTACAGGTTCTACCGCTGTAAATGCACAGACGAAGCAAAAAACCTACTGTAATCCTATTAATGTTGATTACGGATATTGCCCGATCCCCAATTTTACTCAATGGGGAAAACATAGAGCGACTGCCGATCCTGTTATAGTAAACTACAAAGGCGATTATTACCTGTTCTCGACCAATCAATGGGGTTACTGGTGGAGCAGTGATATGTTAAACTGGAATTTCGTATTCCGTCATTTCCTGACTCCTGAATTAACGAAAAAGTACTCTGGATTGTATGATGACTTGTGTGCTCCGGCTGCCTGGGTACAAGGTGATACCTTAATGGTGTTTGGATCAACTTACACGAGCGAATTCCCCATTTGGATGAGTACCGATCCTAAAGCTAATAAATGGGATAAGGCGATTTCTAATCTTGAAATCGGCGGTTGGGATCCGGCCTTTTTTACCGATGATGATGGAAAGCTTTACATGTACAACGGAAGTAGTAATGTTTATCCTCTATATGGTGTAGAAATGAACAGAAAAACATTTCAACCGATTGGCACTCGAAAAGAGATGTTGTTAACAGATGACCGTCGTTATGGATGGCATCGTTTCGGTGAGCATATGGACAACACTTTCCTGAAAGGATTTATGGAAGGTGCCTGGATGACCAAGCACAACAATAAATATTACCTGCAATGGGGCGGCCCCGGAACAGAGTTCAGCGGATATGCTGATGGTGTAGCCACTAGCGACAGTCCGTTGGGCCCATTTGTGCATGAATCTCTTCCTTTAAGCTATAAACCGGGAGGTTTCGCAAGAGGTGCCGGGCACGGCGCTACTTTCCAGGACAAATGGAATAATTACTGGCATGTTTCAACCATGGTTATTTCGGTAAAAAACAATTTTGAACGTCGCATTGGTATTTGGCCCGCAGGATTTGATAAAGACGGAACCATGTATACTAACACCGCATGGGGCGACTATCCTCATTACACCCCTTCCGAACAAGCAGATCATTTGAAAAGCCAGTTTACGGGATGGATGCTTCTTAATTATAACAAACCCATACAAGTTTCATCAACATTAGGCGGTTTCTATGCCAATAATGCCGTTGATGAGAATATCAAGACATACTGGAGCGCAAAATCAGCCAACAAAGGAGAATGGATTCAGACAGACCTTGGAGAAGTTAGTACTGTAAATGCCATTCAGATCAATTATGCTGATCAGGATGTTGAATTTCTTGGAAAACAACAAGGCACTTATCATCAATACAAAGTGTATTACTCAACCGATGGTAAAAGCTGGAAAACCCTAATTGATAAAAGCCAAAATAAAAAGGACGTACCGCATGACTATGTTGAGCTGGACCAACCGGTGAAAGCGCGCTTTATAAAACTGGAAAACATTCACATGCCTACAGGAAAGTTCGCCATTTCAGGCTTAAGAGTATTTGGATTAGGCAGTGGATCTAAACCCGATGCGGTAAATCAATTTATTGTATTACGTACAGAAGCGGATAAACGTAGTGCATGGCTGAAATGGGAACCTGTTGATAACGCCTATGCCTATAACATTTATGTAGGAACCTCACCTGATAAGTTGTACAACTGCATTATGGTTCACAATGCTTCTGAGTACTACTATAAGGCAATGGATAAAGACAAAACCTATTATTTCGCGATTGAGGCTATCAATGAGAACGGTGTTTCATTGCAGCAAACAAAAGCAAAAGCGGAGTAA
- the bglX gene encoding beta-glucosidase BglX: MNRKSGLLLLAAATLASPTFAQNKAKVKVAKSTVIVNKSQMDVFIDNLMKKMTLEEKIGQLNLVTPGGAVTGSVVSSDVDNKIKRGEVGGLFGITGAAKIRKAQEIAVNNSRLKIPLIFGLDVIHGHRTIFPIPLGLSCSWDIPMIQQSAQVAAKEATADGLAWVFSPMVDISRDPRWGRISEGSGEDPYLGSEIAKAMIKGYQGDDLSKNNTVMACVKHFALYGAAEAGRDYNSTDMSRIQMFQNFLPPYKAAVDAGVGSVMTSFNEVDGVPATANKWLMTDLLRKQWGFKGMVVTDYTAINEMIDHGLGDLQQVSAESLKAGVDMDMVGEGFLTTLQKSLKEGKVTVQQIENACRNILEAKYKLGLFDDPYRYCDEKRAGDIFTAENRAAARDYATRSAVLLKNDNVLPLKKSGSIALVGPLANNHNNMLGTWSVSGDFVNTVSVLQGIQNVAGNVKINYAKGANISDDPEFAKKVNAFMTEIEIDKRPAQEMIDEAVAAAQKSDVVVAVLGESANMSGEASSMSNIDLQPSQKRLLDALKKTGKPIVIVLMNGRPMTIAEEHQKTNAILDVWFSGTEAGNAVADLLFGDKIPSGKLTATFPMNVGQIPIYYNHKNTGRPYVKGGPTKFKSNYLDISNDPLYEFGYGLSYTTFKYSPVTLSAKNMTKTGSIKASVTLSNTGNYDAEEVVQLYIRDMAGSVARPVKELKGFQKVFLKKGESKEISFTITEEQLKFFNTELKYVSEPGAFKVFIGTSSATTNEADFVLN, encoded by the coding sequence ATGAATAGAAAATCAGGATTGTTACTTCTGGCAGCGGCAACATTGGCTAGTCCTACTTTTGCTCAAAACAAAGCAAAGGTAAAGGTTGCCAAATCAACTGTCATTGTAAACAAATCGCAGATGGATGTCTTCATTGATAACTTAATGAAGAAAATGACACTGGAAGAAAAAATTGGTCAATTAAACCTTGTTACCCCTGGCGGAGCCGTAACCGGATCTGTGGTAAGTAGCGATGTTGACAATAAGATAAAAAGAGGTGAAGTTGGAGGGCTGTTTGGTATTACCGGAGCTGCAAAAATCCGTAAAGCACAGGAAATTGCTGTCAATAATTCCAGATTAAAAATCCCTTTGATCTTTGGTCTGGATGTAATCCACGGACATAGAACCATTTTCCCTATTCCTTTAGGCCTTTCATGTTCATGGGACATTCCTATGATCCAACAAAGTGCACAAGTTGCAGCTAAGGAAGCTACAGCCGATGGTTTGGCCTGGGTATTTTCTCCAATGGTTGACATTTCGCGCGACCCGCGCTGGGGGCGCATCTCCGAAGGTTCAGGCGAGGACCCTTATTTAGGTTCTGAAATTGCCAAAGCCATGATTAAAGGCTATCAGGGTGATGATCTTTCTAAAAACAATACGGTAATGGCTTGTGTAAAGCACTTTGCCCTATATGGTGCGGCTGAGGCTGGAAGAGATTATAACTCAACTGACATGAGTCGTATCCAAATGTTCCAGAACTTTTTACCACCTTATAAAGCAGCTGTTGATGCCGGTGTTGGAAGTGTAATGACCTCTTTTAATGAAGTGGATGGCGTTCCCGCTACAGCTAATAAATGGTTGATGACTGATTTATTGCGTAAGCAATGGGGCTTCAAAGGAATGGTAGTTACCGATTATACGGCTATTAATGAAATGATTGATCACGGTTTGGGAGATTTGCAGCAAGTATCTGCAGAATCATTAAAAGCAGGTGTAGATATGGATATGGTTGGCGAAGGTTTCTTAACGACTCTGCAAAAATCATTGAAAGAAGGCAAGGTAACTGTACAGCAAATTGAGAATGCTTGCCGTAATATATTGGAAGCAAAATATAAATTAGGCTTGTTTGATGATCCTTATCGTTATTGCGATGAGAAACGTGCTGGCGATATCTTCACTGCTGAAAACCGTGCGGCAGCCCGTGACTACGCAACTCGCTCAGCCGTTTTATTGAAAAATGACAATGTACTTCCTCTGAAAAAATCCGGATCAATTGCATTGGTTGGGCCTTTAGCCAACAACCATAACAATATGTTAGGTACCTGGAGTGTTTCAGGCGATTTTGTTAATACCGTTTCAGTATTACAAGGAATTCAAAATGTTGCAGGAAACGTTAAAATCAATTATGCTAAAGGAGCTAATATTTCTGACGACCCTGAATTTGCCAAAAAAGTAAACGCATTTATGACTGAGATCGAAATTGATAAACGTCCGGCTCAGGAAATGATTGATGAAGCAGTAGCTGCTGCCCAGAAATCAGATGTTGTTGTTGCTGTTTTGGGTGAATCAGCCAACATGAGCGGTGAGGCTTCAAGTATGTCGAATATCGACCTGCAACCAAGTCAGAAACGTTTATTAGATGCATTGAAGAAAACAGGAAAACCAATCGTGATTGTTTTGATGAATGGTCGCCCAATGACAATTGCTGAAGAACACCAAAAAACAAATGCCATTTTAGATGTTTGGTTTAGTGGTACAGAAGCAGGAAATGCAGTAGCAGACTTGTTATTTGGAGATAAAATTCCTTCAGGTAAACTAACTGCTACCTTCCCAATGAATGTTGGCCAGATTCCAATCTATTACAATCACAAAAACACCGGTCGTCCGTACGTAAAAGGAGGTCCAACCAAGTTTAAATCAAATTACCTGGATATTAGCAATGATCCTTTATACGAATTCGGTTATGGATTAAGCTACACTACCTTCAAATACAGTCCGGTTACTTTATCGGCCAAAAACATGACTAAAACCGGAAGCATTAAAGCTTCAGTGACTTTAAGCAACACTGGTAATTATGATGCGGAAGAGGTTGTTCAGCTTTACATCCGAGATATGGCAGGTTCAGTAGCGCGTCCGGTTAAAGAATTGAAAGGGTTCCAAAAAGTATTCCTTAAAAAAGGTGAAAGCAAGGAAATTTCATTCACTATTACTGAAGAACAATTAAAATTCTTTAATACTGAATTAAAATATGTTTCTGAGCCGGGAGCATTCAAAGTATTTATTGGTACAAGCTCAGCAACTACCAATGAGGCTGATTTTGTTTTGAATTAA
- the bglX gene encoding beta-glucosidase BglX, with amino-acid sequence MKKIFTLLISSAIAISALGQSTDEKMDTFIKQLMNKMTLEEKIGQLNLQGGWYDPNGKVDPQYAEKVKTGQIGGSFNIPNPEKNAKLIQDLAKQTRLKIPVLIGGDVVQGYKTIFPIPLAETMSWDLKGMEKSTAITANEASSQGISWTFAPMIDISRDPRWGRVSEGVGEDPYLGSLVAAARVKGFQGNDYLKSQNMMACMKHFAMYGAPEAGKDYTGLDMSKRLMYEVYLKPYKAAVEAGVGSIMSSFNDVQGVPASGNKWLLTDLLRNDWGFKGLLISDYTSIAEMKHHGVVATDADAAALSMNAGMDMDMISEYFLKNLKKLVQSGKVSEADINRATYNVLAAKYKLGLFENPYRYINEKRAAKDIMSPAHLQHALEMAQRSIVLLKNSNQTLPLKSQGTIALIGPFARTENVQNIGATNAARPLNIYEALTEQLKGKATILYAKGANISENDLLMSRIYQKKDARSAEELKNEAINTAKQADVIIAVMGEFAGMTGEAASMSDIQMQENQRDLLKELRKLNKPIVLVLKSGRPMVIDWENDNLDAILATWYLGTKEADAIVNVLLGKFNPSGKTTITFPRSIGQIPIYYAHANSSRPEIEGDKYTSKYLDISSEPLYPFGYGLSYTSFEYSPVTLSANTLTNSGKITASVTVKNTGNYDGDEVVQLYIQDVVGSIKRPVKELKGFEKISLKAGASQIVNFMITEDMLRFYNNQLELKSEPGLFKVYIGTNSSVKEAAEFELK; translated from the coding sequence ATGAAGAAAATATTTACATTGCTAATTAGTTCTGCTATTGCCATATCCGCTTTGGGGCAATCAACAGACGAAAAGATGGATACATTCATCAAACAACTGATGAATAAAATGACCTTAGAAGAAAAAATAGGTCAGTTGAATTTGCAGGGTGGCTGGTACGATCCCAACGGAAAAGTCGACCCTCAATATGCAGAAAAAGTAAAAACAGGCCAGATAGGAGGCTCCTTCAATATTCCCAATCCTGAAAAAAACGCTAAACTAATTCAGGACCTTGCCAAACAAACCCGATTAAAAATTCCAGTTCTTATTGGTGGAGATGTGGTTCAGGGGTATAAAACCATTTTTCCTATTCCTTTAGCTGAAACCATGAGCTGGGATCTGAAAGGAATGGAGAAATCTACAGCAATTACAGCTAACGAAGCAAGCTCGCAAGGTATTTCATGGACATTCGCTCCTATGATCGACATTAGCCGTGACCCTCGCTGGGGCCGTGTTTCTGAAGGCGTTGGAGAAGACCCTTATTTAGGCAGTTTAGTAGCAGCTGCCAGGGTAAAAGGCTTTCAGGGTAATGATTATCTGAAATCGCAGAATATGATGGCTTGTATGAAGCATTTTGCCATGTACGGTGCTCCTGAAGCTGGCAAGGACTATACTGGTTTGGATATGAGTAAACGCCTAATGTATGAGGTCTATTTAAAACCTTATAAAGCTGCTGTTGAAGCCGGAGTAGGCTCGATAATGTCATCATTCAATGATGTGCAGGGGGTTCCTGCATCTGGCAATAAATGGCTCTTAACTGACCTTTTACGTAATGATTGGGGCTTTAAAGGTCTACTTATTTCTGATTACACCTCCATTGCCGAAATGAAGCATCATGGCGTAGTTGCAACTGACGCAGATGCAGCTGCATTAAGTATGAATGCAGGCATGGATATGGACATGATCAGTGAATATTTCCTTAAAAACCTTAAGAAACTGGTTCAGTCTGGAAAGGTTTCAGAAGCGGATATCAATCGTGCCACTTACAATGTTTTAGCAGCTAAGTATAAGCTGGGTTTGTTTGAAAATCCGTATCGTTATATCAATGAAAAAAGAGCTGCGAAAGATATTATGTCTCCTGCTCATTTACAGCATGCCCTTGAAATGGCTCAAAGGTCGATTGTATTGTTAAAGAATAGCAATCAAACACTTCCGCTGAAATCACAGGGAACTATTGCGTTGATCGGACCATTTGCCCGTACAGAAAATGTACAAAATATTGGTGCTACCAATGCCGCAAGACCGCTTAATATTTACGAAGCATTAACTGAGCAGTTAAAAGGTAAGGCAACTATTTTATATGCAAAGGGTGCTAATATCTCTGAAAATGATCTGCTAATGTCGCGGATCTATCAGAAAAAAGATGCTCGTTCTGCTGAAGAATTAAAAAATGAAGCGATCAACACCGCTAAGCAAGCTGATGTGATCATTGCTGTAATGGGTGAATTTGCAGGAATGACAGGCGAAGCAGCAAGCATGTCTGACATTCAAATGCAGGAAAACCAACGCGACTTACTGAAAGAACTAAGAAAACTAAACAAGCCAATTGTTTTAGTATTGAAAAGCGGTCGCCCAATGGTGATCGACTGGGAGAACGACAACCTCGACGCAATTCTGGCGACTTGGTATCTTGGAACTAAGGAGGCTGACGCGATTGTAAATGTACTTTTAGGAAAATTCAACCCTTCAGGTAAAACCACCATTACTTTCCCAAGAAGTATCGGACAGATTCCTATCTATTATGCACATGCTAACTCAAGTCGCCCTGAGATTGAAGGAGATAAATACACTTCGAAATACCTGGATATTTCAAGTGAGCCTTTGTATCCATTTGGTTATGGCTTAAGCTATACTTCGTTTGAATACTCTCCTGTTACGTTATCGGCAAATACCTTAACCAATTCAGGAAAGATCACAGCTTCTGTTACTGTAAAAAACACCGGTAATTATGATGGTGATGAGGTTGTGCAACTGTACATACAGGATGTGGTAGGAAGTATTAAACGTCCCGTTAAGGAACTAAAAGGCTTTGAAAAGATCTCTTTAAAAGCCGGAGCGTCTCAAATCGTAAACTTTATGATTACAGAAGACATGCTTCGTTTCTATAATAATCAACTGGAACTGAAATCAGAACCTGGATTGTTTAAAGTTTACATAGGAACCAATTCATCTGTAAAAGAAGCAGCTGAATTTGAGTTGAAATAA
- a CDS encoding sigma-70 family RNA polymerase sigma factor, whose amino-acid sequence MKDYHKLLFPYAYNILGSSDDAKDAVQDVLVNYVTLPKEVIQNEKAFLVKSVVNRALTMRTRSRKFTHEDVWLPEPIATERADTNTNLKDILSYSMLILLEQLTAKERAVFILKEAFDYSHQEISEVLSSTVEHSRKLFSRAKNKIKPNEHPRLTVTAKLSANLLDNFIGVIRNRDIAGLESLITKDIAFYADGGKTLNVTKKLCIGANAVVDLLLYVYHTYQAGLTIIPSEINHQPALLYYDNDKLINCQVFELTDDNSIRQISNILDPEKIKRII is encoded by the coding sequence TTGAAAGACTACCATAAACTACTTTTCCCCTACGCCTATAACATCTTAGGATCTTCTGACGACGCAAAAGATGCCGTACAAGATGTATTGGTTAACTATGTTACATTACCTAAAGAAGTCATTCAGAATGAAAAGGCCTTTCTTGTAAAAAGTGTGGTTAACAGGGCCCTTACTATGCGCACAAGGAGCCGCAAGTTTACCCACGAAGATGTTTGGTTACCAGAACCTATCGCTACTGAACGAGCAGATACAAATACCAATTTGAAAGATATATTATCTTACTCAATGCTCATTCTATTAGAGCAACTAACGGCAAAGGAAAGAGCCGTATTTATTCTGAAAGAAGCTTTTGATTATTCTCACCAGGAAATATCTGAAGTATTATCAAGCACAGTCGAGCACTCAAGAAAGTTGTTTAGCCGGGCTAAGAATAAGATTAAGCCTAATGAGCATCCTCGCCTGACTGTTACAGCCAAATTATCAGCTAATTTATTGGATAACTTTATTGGAGTTATCAGAAACAGAGATATTGCAGGATTAGAAAGTCTTATAACAAAAGATATCGCATTTTATGCAGATGGTGGTAAGACATTGAATGTGACCAAAAAGCTTTGCATTGGAGCCAATGCTGTTGTCGACCTTTTGCTCTATGTTTATCATACCTATCAGGCGGGTTTAACCATCATTCCTTCAGAAATAAACCATCAGCCTGCATTATTATATTACGACAATGACAAACTTATCAACTGCCAGGTATTTGAACTTACAGATGATAATTCAATCCGTCAGATCAGCAATATCCTTGATCCTGAAAAGATAAAAAGAATTATATAA
- a CDS encoding NAD(P)-dependent alcohol dehydrogenase — MKKPFSHLLTFIIVLTGSYVCKAQSGPAAPAQIHTKAYAAMDAKGKLAPYEFDRRSVGDNDLLIDILYSGICHSDIHTVKGDWGQIPYPCVPGHEIVGRVIQIGKNVHKFKVGDIAGVGCMVNSCGECEYCKAGEEQFCTGNGGPVWTYGSAEGDSYTKGGYATNIIVKESFVIKIPKNAPLAKVAPLLCAGITTYSPLRYNKVKKGDKVAVAGFGGLGHMAVQYAKSMGAEVDVFDITEDKRKAASEMGAAKYVNTTNTQEMDGLNSKYNLIISTIPVSFKVEPYLQMLKTDGTMVLIGVPAHDQIPVVNVMALFGRRKMYHSLIGGIRETQEMIDYSVKNNIYAQVEVIPVQRINEAYQHILDGKVQFRYVIDMKSLK, encoded by the coding sequence ATGAAAAAGCCATTTTCTCATTTACTCACCTTTATAATTGTCTTAACGGGCAGTTATGTATGCAAGGCGCAAAGCGGACCAGCTGCGCCTGCTCAAATACACACAAAAGCTTATGCTGCAATGGATGCAAAAGGTAAGCTGGCTCCCTATGAATTTGACAGAAGATCAGTGGGAGATAACGATCTATTGATCGATATACTTTATTCAGGCATTTGTCATTCTGATATTCATACAGTTAAAGGCGATTGGGGGCAAATTCCCTATCCCTGTGTTCCGGGGCATGAAATTGTTGGCCGGGTTATACAAATCGGCAAGAACGTCCATAAATTTAAGGTTGGCGATATTGCCGGAGTTGGCTGCATGGTTAATTCCTGTGGGGAATGTGAATACTGTAAGGCTGGTGAAGAGCAGTTTTGTACAGGTAATGGCGGACCGGTGTGGACTTACGGAAGTGCAGAAGGAGACAGCTATACTAAAGGAGGTTATGCTACTAATATAATTGTAAAAGAGTCATTTGTAATCAAGATTCCTAAAAATGCACCTTTAGCCAAAGTTGCACCCTTACTTTGTGCCGGTATTACAACTTATTCGCCTTTACGATATAATAAAGTTAAAAAAGGTGATAAGGTAGCGGTGGCAGGATTTGGCGGTTTGGGACATATGGCTGTGCAGTATGCAAAATCAATGGGAGCAGAGGTGGATGTATTCGACATCACCGAGGATAAGCGTAAAGCCGCATCTGAAATGGGTGCTGCCAAATACGTGAATACTACTAATACACAGGAAATGGACGGGCTAAATTCAAAATATAACCTCATTATAAGCACAATTCCGGTTTCCTTTAAAGTTGAGCCTTATCTGCAAATGTTAAAGACAGACGGAACAATGGTATTAATCGGAGTGCCGGCCCATGATCAGATTCCGGTTGTAAATGTTATGGCTCTTTTTGGTAGAAGAAAAATGTATCATTCCCTGATAGGAGGCATTCGTGAAACACAGGAAATGATTGATTATTCGGTTAAGAATAATATTTATGCTCAGGTAGAAGTCATACCGGTTCAGCGGATTAATGAAGCCTATCAGCATATTCTGGACGGGAAAGTTCAGTTTAGGTATGTAATTGATATGAAATCGCTTAAATAA
- a CDS encoding SRPBCC family protein, whose product MRTIKKSIDINAPRDRVWDVLFGDEYTKIWYEEFAEGSHAETDWKVGSRAVFTDKKGEGMISKVDANKPNEYLSLEYLGFIMNGKEDYESEGAKSMMGGHETYKLSEKSGHTHLDITSDMGEEYYDSMAKAWDKALMKVKGLAEKRMVN is encoded by the coding sequence ATGCGCACTATTAAAAAATCGATCGACATCAATGCACCTCGGGATAGGGTGTGGGATGTATTATTTGGCGATGAGTACACAAAAATCTGGTACGAAGAGTTCGCCGAAGGTTCGCATGCCGAAACCGACTGGAAAGTAGGTAGCAGAGCAGTGTTTACCGATAAAAAGGGTGAAGGCATGATATCCAAAGTTGATGCCAACAAGCCTAATGAATATCTTTCATTAGAGTACCTTGGCTTTATAATGAACGGTAAGGAAGATTACGAAAGCGAAGGCGCTAAAAGTATGATGGGCGGCCATGAGACCTATAAACTTTCTGAAAAATCAGGGCACACACACCTTGATATTACTTCAGATATGGGTGAAGAGTATTATGATTCAATGGCCAAAGCATGGGATAAGGCACTGATGAAAGTAAAAGGACTGGCCGAAAAGAGAATGGTCAATTAG
- a CDS encoding VOC family protein has product MATVNPYLNFPGTTEDAFNFYKSVFGGEFITIQRFRDTPEADRVPPHLLDKIMHVAMPIGKGNILMATDALEEMGHKVTSGTNFFLSISADSKPEADKLFNALSNGGSISVPLADMFWGAYFGILTDKFGIQWMVNYDYNQN; this is encoded by the coding sequence ATGGCAACTGTAAATCCTTATTTAAATTTTCCCGGTACAACCGAAGATGCCTTCAATTTCTATAAATCGGTATTTGGTGGTGAGTTTATCACTATTCAGCGCTTCAGGGATACACCCGAGGCCGACAGAGTTCCACCGCATTTGCTTGATAAAATCATGCATGTGGCAATGCCAATAGGGAAAGGAAACATTCTTATGGCGACTGATGCATTAGAAGAAATGGGCCATAAGGTTACATCCGGAACCAATTTTTTCCTTTCTATTAGTGCAGACAGTAAACCGGAGGCCGATAAATTATTTAATGCATTAAGCAATGGTGGCTCGATTTCTGTACCATTAGCAGATATGTTCTGGGGCGCTTATTTTGGTATTCTTACCGATAAATTTGGGATACAATGGATGGTTAATTACGATTATAATCAAAATTGA
- a CDS encoding DUF1801 domain-containing protein codes for MMPKVTDKEKVEDYMQKLEHPFIAEINALRSIIVNANSKLSERIKWNAPSYYYINDMAAFNLRAKGYVQLIFVFYNGDMIQESMGLLEGKWVDRREARFYSMDDVIAKSKALEKVVNDWVALVEKETI; via the coding sequence ATGATGCCAAAAGTAACCGATAAGGAAAAGGTAGAAGACTACATGCAGAAACTGGAACATCCTTTTATAGCAGAAATCAATGCATTAAGGTCCATTATTGTTAATGCCAACAGTAAACTATCAGAGCGAATTAAATGGAATGCACCCAGTTATTACTACATAAATGATATGGCAGCATTTAACCTCAGGGCAAAAGGATATGTCCAGCTCATATTTGTATTCTATAATGGTGATATGATACAGGAGAGCATGGGTTTGCTTGAAGGTAAGTGGGTAGACAGGCGAGAAGCAAGGTTTTACAGTATGGATGATGTAATCGCCAAAAGTAAAGCACTTGAAAAAGTGGTAAATGATTGGGTAGCCCTTGTCGAAAAGGAAACGATATAA
- a CDS encoding DoxX family membrane protein, translating to MKIAMIIVRTLMGLMFLFASITVLFKLMPQPELHGDVKTFTMGMAVTGYFFPFLKITELICGIAFVTGRFVTLAAVVIFPIIINILLFHAFMAPEGLLVAILLLLGDLFLAYYYRENYRTLFKIK from the coding sequence ATGAAAATAGCAATGATCATTGTCCGCACACTAATGGGACTTATGTTTTTATTCGCCTCCATAACAGTATTGTTCAAATTAATGCCTCAGCCGGAGCTTCACGGTGATGTAAAAACGTTTACGATGGGCATGGCGGTAACAGGTTATTTCTTTCCGTTTTTAAAAATTACAGAATTGATTTGCGGAATAGCCTTTGTTACGGGACGTTTTGTTACACTGGCAGCAGTTGTGATCTTTCCGATCATTATCAATATCCTATTATTTCATGCTTTCATGGCGCCTGAAGGATTATTGGTAGCAATACTTCTGTTACTGGGAGATTTATTCCTGGCTTATTACTACCGCGAAAATTATAGAACACTGTTTAAGATAAAATAA
- a CDS encoding DUF1801 domain-containing protein, translating to MKTETEKVNEFMQKFNHPLQEEMDAVREIIMKANASIGEHIKWGMPSFFYKNDMATFAPKAKKYVQIVFHKGVLLDDGSGLLEGDHPERRDAKFHNMEDVKAKQSNLGKVVNNWVKIMNQ from the coding sequence ATGAAAACTGAAACAGAAAAAGTAAACGAGTTCATGCAAAAATTTAATCATCCATTACAAGAAGAAATGGATGCGGTAAGAGAAATCATCATGAAGGCAAACGCCAGTATCGGCGAACATATTAAATGGGGAATGCCTAGCTTCTTTTATAAAAATGATATGGCAACGTTTGCTCCTAAGGCAAAAAAATATGTTCAGATCGTGTTTCATAAAGGAGTTTTATTAGATGATGGTTCAGGTTTGCTTGAAGGCGATCACCCTGAAAGGCGTGATGCGAAATTCCACAACATGGAAGATGTTAAAGCAAAACAAAGCAACCTAGGGAAAGTGGTTAACAATTGGGTGAAAATTATGAATCAATAA